Proteins encoded together in one Lathyrus oleraceus cultivar Zhongwan6 chromosome 5, CAAS_Psat_ZW6_1.0, whole genome shotgun sequence window:
- the LOC127085361 gene encoding transcription factor bHLH63, translated as MLHCLNASGNLPTESCSSDITVQERQTERMKWQQQQDQGYFNTAMFCSSVQQVQNSQDLVALQIPSAISRTFSSPPVLVDAKFVDSPIEKENCSKKRKSEKAHHNHKLKVVDEIENKEKRIKLGAEDGESKITGYPSTKKNINSNKSNKENYAGEGSSNSKGNSKASEAQKLDYIHVRARRGQATDSHSLAERVRREKISERMKYLQDLVPGCNKITGKAGMLDEIINYVQSLQKQVEFLSMKLATVNPRLDFNIDDLFEKEVFPTCDANANFHVMGISSELSNTNPYLQFNSPHQFVSYGGLDTGMNPIDMGLKRSISAPVSIPETFIDSSSFHQILPSTTWEGDFQNLYNMNFDQARAASFPSQSQFYTGLVEASNLKIEMQ; from the exons ATGTTGCACTGTTTGAATGCTTCCGGGAATTTACCTACTGAGAGTTGTTCATCCGACATAACAGTGCAGGAAAGACAAACCGAAAGGATGAAGTGGCAACAACAACAAGATCAAGGTTACTTCAACACTGCTATGTTTTGTTCTTCTGTTCAACAAGTTCAGAATTCTCAAGATTTAGTGGCTCTTCAAATTCCATCGGCAATTTCAAGAACTTTCAGCTCTCCACCTGTTCTCGTCGATGCCAAATTCGTTGACTCCCCGATCGAGAAAGAGAATTGTTCTAAGAAGAGGAAATCTGAAAAGGCACATCATAATCATAAGCTCAAG GTTGTTGATGAAATTGAGAACAAAGAAAAGAGGATTAAACTAGGTGCTGAAGACGGTGAATCGAAAATCACAGGGTACCCTAGCACCAAAAAGAATATAAATAGCAACAAGAGTAACAAAGAAAACTATGCAGGAGAAGGTAGTTCAAACTCAAAGGGAAATTCAAAAGCTTCCGAGGCTCAAAAACTTGACTACATTCATGTTCGAGCGCGTCGCGGCCAAGCCACCGATAGTCATAGTTTAGCCGAAAGA GTTAGAAGGGAAAAGATTAGTGAAAGAATGAAGTATTTGCAAGATTTAGTACCAGGATGCAACAAAATTACAGGAAAAGCTGGAATGCTTGATGAAATTATCAATTATGTTCAATCTCTTCAAAAACAAGTTGAG TTCTTGTCCATGAAATTAGCTACGGTTAATCCCAGGCTTGATTTCAATATTGATGATTTGTTTGAAAAAGAG GTGTTTCCAACTTGTGATGCAAATGCAAATTTtcatgtaatgggaatttcatcAGAATTGAGTAATACCAATCCATATCTTCAGTTCAATTCACCACACCAATTTGTTTCTTATGGTGGATTAGATACTGGAATGAACCCTATAGATATGGGGCTAAAAAGAAGCATAAGTGCCCCTGTATCCATTCCAGAGACTTTCATTGATTCTTCTTCTTTTCAT CAAATTCTACCATCTACAACATGGGAAGGTGATTTCCAAAACCTTTACAACATGAATTTTGATCAAGCAAGAGCAGCTTCTTTTCCTTCTCAATCTCAGTTTTACACAG GTCTAGTTGAAGCTAGCAATCTAAAGATCGAGATGCAGTAG